In Capillimicrobium parvum, a genomic segment contains:
- a CDS encoding DUF5615 family PIN-like protein, with protein MKLWVDACLTPTLEGVAHGRGYEATSNRRRGLLAAPDSELFPILVAEDWVLVTNNEIDFRRLAVAHELHPGLVILPQGRVDQQRTWLQRVIDFIEARSGQDGEEPWAWMTCRIVTFDDEAEEIHAAWLPDPLP; from the coding sequence GTGAAACTGTGGGTTGACGCTTGCTTGACGCCCACTCTTGAAGGCGTCGCGCATGGGCGCGGCTACGAGGCGACATCGAACCGCCGGCGCGGCTTGCTGGCCGCGCCGGACTCGGAGCTCTTTCCGATCCTCGTCGCCGAGGACTGGGTCCTCGTGACGAACAACGAGATCGACTTCCGCAGGCTCGCCGTCGCCCACGAGTTGCATCCTGGCCTTGTCATCCTGCCCCAGGGACGGGTCGACCAGCAGCGCACCTGGCTGCAACGCGTGATCGACTTCATCGAAGCCCGCTCCGGGCAAGACGGTGAGGAGCCGTGGGCCTGGATGACGTGCCGCATCGTGACGTTCGACGACGAGGCCGAAGAGATCCACGCAGCGTGGCTTCCCGACCCGCTGCCGTGA
- a CDS encoding SRPBCC family protein: protein MPSFDDETTTTAQVEEVWKLLYDPSRFPEWWRGVETVEPSAPGGDGDYTMYPEGYPDFPMPQELRADTSGHQVTISCLVSDLVFAWRLEPLPGDDGTRIGVHVEIPEQEAHRLDSQRDAISASLRSLAGRAAATAAPPARG, encoded by the coding sequence ATGCCCAGCTTCGACGACGAGACGACCACCACCGCCCAGGTCGAGGAGGTCTGGAAGCTGCTCTACGACCCGAGCCGCTTCCCGGAGTGGTGGCGCGGCGTGGAGACGGTCGAGCCCTCCGCGCCCGGCGGCGACGGGGACTACACGATGTACCCCGAGGGCTACCCCGACTTCCCGATGCCGCAGGAGCTGCGCGCCGACACGAGCGGCCACCAGGTGACGATCTCGTGCCTCGTCAGCGACCTCGTGTTCGCCTGGCGGCTGGAGCCGCTGCCCGGGGACGACGGCACGCGCATCGGCGTGCACGTCGAGATCCCCGAGCAGGAGGCTCACCGCCTCGATTCTCAGCGCGACGCGATCAGCGCCTCGCTGCGCTCGCTCGCGGGGCGCGCCGCCGCTACGGCCGCGCCTCCAGCACGAGGTTGA
- a CDS encoding DNA cytosine methyltransferase — MNVLSLFTGAGGLDLGLEAAGFHVAGCVERDRDCRRTIADNTSWRVASEGDAEKLDVKRLLEEFELKPGEVTLVAGGPPCQPFSKSGQWSNGTPARMSDPRARTLHAYFDVLDAALPRVMVLENVKGLVAKPRAGSTEEQAVELLARVLEDVNGRHGTSYRPSIIHVDAADLGVPQRRERVFVLAERSGLEFAAPQATHGRSAPDGAPRFTTAWDALADLDSDDWDPALAAGGQWAGLLPSIPEGRNYLHHTRKGDGEPLFGWRRKYWSFLLKLAKDRPSWTIQAQPGSATGPFHWRNRRLSAREMARLQTFPDTHRFSGGYTSVRRQIGNAVPVALGEVLGLAIRTQLLGHMDLGVPSSLPRQRHDCPPAEVPAPVPTRYLALRGDHDDHPGPGQGPRGVQIKAGTRQ; from the coding sequence GTGAACGTATTGTCGCTCTTCACTGGCGCCGGGGGCTTAGACCTCGGCCTCGAGGCAGCCGGGTTTCACGTCGCAGGGTGTGTCGAGCGGGACCGGGACTGTCGCCGGACGATCGCCGATAACACATCCTGGCGAGTAGCCAGCGAGGGCGATGCCGAGAAACTAGACGTGAAGCGCCTCTTGGAGGAGTTCGAACTCAAGCCTGGCGAGGTGACACTCGTCGCAGGCGGTCCGCCGTGTCAACCGTTCTCTAAGTCAGGGCAGTGGAGCAACGGGACCCCGGCGCGGATGAGCGACCCGAGAGCACGCACGCTACACGCGTATTTCGACGTTCTGGATGCAGCCTTGCCGAGAGTGATGGTGCTCGAGAACGTGAAGGGCCTCGTTGCAAAGCCGCGGGCCGGCAGCACCGAAGAGCAAGCCGTCGAACTCCTCGCACGTGTCCTTGAGGACGTCAACGGCCGGCACGGTACGTCCTATAGACCGTCCATCATCCACGTAGACGCTGCTGACCTCGGCGTGCCCCAGAGGCGGGAGCGAGTCTTCGTGCTCGCTGAGCGCAGTGGTCTCGAGTTTGCTGCACCGCAAGCGACACACGGACGGAGCGCGCCGGACGGCGCGCCTCGGTTCACGACTGCCTGGGATGCACTCGCAGACCTCGACAGCGACGATTGGGACCCGGCTTTAGCCGCCGGAGGGCAGTGGGCCGGACTCCTGCCATCGATACCGGAGGGCCGCAACTACCTGCACCACACGCGCAAGGGCGATGGAGAGCCTCTCTTTGGATGGCGCCGTAAGTATTGGTCATTCCTCTTGAAGCTTGCGAAGGATCGCCCTTCCTGGACTATCCAGGCGCAACCGGGCTCGGCGACCGGACCGTTTCATTGGCGCAATCGCAGGCTCAGCGCTCGCGAGATGGCCCGACTACAGACCTTCCCCGACACCCACCGGTTCTCCGGCGGCTACACATCCGTGCGCCGACAGATAGGAAACGCGGTTCCGGTGGCCCTCGGCGAGGTACTCGGTCTAGCAATCAGAACTCAACTGCTTGGACATATGGACCTCGGAGTGCCCTCCAGTCTCCCTAGGCAGCGACACGACTGTCCGCCCGCCGAGGTGCCCGCCCCAGTGCCCACTCGATACCTTGCTTTGCGGGGGGATCATGACGACCATCCGGGCCCGGGACAGGGTCCCCGCGGGGTACAGATCAAGGCCGGCACTCGGCAATGA
- a CDS encoding class I SAM-dependent methyltransferase, whose product MATTTPTPPIDEAKLEAFMGEFVRDIGALAAAPLVLIGDKLGLYRAMADSKPVTPAQLAERTGTRERYIREWLCAQAASGYVEYDAGAGTFRMPPEQAMALADPDSPAFIPGAFQLAGALIKDEPHIAERFRTGEGFGWHEHDHDLFEGTERFFRPGYIAHIVADWIPALDGVQAKLEAGARVADIGCGHGASTIIMAKAFPRSVFVGSDYHEASIEAARRAAERAGVADRVTFEVAGAQSFAGGPYDLVCIFDALHDMGDPVGAARNVRSQLADDGTWLVVEPFAGDRIEDNLNPVGRVFYSASTMVCTPASLSQDVALGLGAQAGQARLTEVLNEGGLSRVRRVAETPFNLVLEARP is encoded by the coding sequence ATGGCGACCACCACCCCCACTCCGCCGATCGACGAGGCCAAGCTCGAGGCGTTCATGGGCGAGTTCGTCCGCGACATCGGCGCGCTCGCGGCCGCGCCGCTCGTGCTCATCGGCGACAAGCTCGGCCTCTACCGGGCGATGGCCGACTCGAAGCCGGTCACCCCGGCGCAGCTGGCCGAGCGCACCGGCACGCGCGAGCGCTACATCCGCGAGTGGCTGTGCGCGCAGGCCGCGAGCGGCTACGTCGAGTACGACGCGGGCGCCGGAACGTTCCGGATGCCGCCCGAGCAGGCGATGGCGCTCGCCGATCCCGACAGCCCGGCGTTCATCCCCGGGGCGTTCCAGCTGGCGGGCGCGCTCATCAAGGACGAGCCGCACATCGCCGAGCGCTTCCGCACCGGCGAGGGCTTCGGCTGGCACGAGCACGACCACGACCTGTTCGAGGGCACCGAGCGCTTCTTCCGCCCGGGCTACATCGCGCACATCGTGGCCGACTGGATCCCGGCGCTCGACGGCGTGCAGGCCAAGCTCGAGGCGGGCGCGCGCGTGGCGGACATCGGCTGCGGCCACGGCGCCTCGACGATCATCATGGCGAAGGCGTTCCCGCGCTCGGTCTTCGTCGGCTCCGACTACCACGAGGCCTCGATCGAGGCCGCACGCCGCGCCGCCGAACGCGCGGGCGTCGCGGACCGCGTGACGTTCGAGGTCGCCGGCGCGCAGAGCTTCGCCGGGGGCCCGTACGACCTCGTCTGCATCTTCGATGCGCTGCACGACATGGGCGATCCGGTGGGCGCCGCGCGCAACGTGCGCTCGCAGCTCGCCGACGACGGGACGTGGCTGGTCGTCGAGCCGTTCGCGGGCGACCGCATCGAGGACAACCTCAACCCGGTCGGGCGCGTGTTCTACTCGGCGTCGACGATGGTCTGCACGCCCGCGTCGCTCAGCCAGGACGTCGCGCTCGGGCTCGGCGCGCAGGCCGGCCAGGCGCGCCTGACCGAGGTGCTCAACGAGGGCGGCCTGTCGCGGGTGCGCCGCGTGGCGGAGACCCCGTTCAACCTCGTGCTGGAGGCGCGGCCGTAG
- a CDS encoding very short patch repair endonuclease translates to MTGYPQPADEATSIRMRANRRRDTGPEVAVRSLLHRAGLRFFVDRPLRLADGLSVRPDISFPRSRTAVFIDGCFWHVCPEHGTRPRRNQEYWAPKLQRNVERDRRVDRALANAGWIVARYWEHQDPTTVARAITRLVTERSALANAERSV, encoded by the coding sequence ATGACTGGCTATCCACAGCCTGCCGACGAGGCGACTTCGATACGGATGCGCGCGAACCGCCGCAGGGATACGGGTCCCGAGGTCGCAGTTCGGTCGCTACTTCATCGCGCCGGCCTCAGGTTCTTCGTCGATCGACCGCTGCGACTAGCGGACGGACTCAGCGTCCGACCGGATATCTCCTTTCCTCGGTCGCGCACTGCGGTCTTCATCGACGGCTGCTTCTGGCATGTGTGCCCAGAACACGGCACGCGCCCAAGGCGGAATCAGGAGTATTGGGCACCCAAACTGCAACGCAACGTTGAACGTGATCGTCGAGTGGACCGAGCGCTGGCGAACGCCGGCTGGATCGTGGCTCGCTATTGGGAGCATCAGGATCCCACGACCGTTGCTCGGGCCATCACCAGACTGGTCACCGAGCGCTCAGCGCTGGCAAACGCTGAGCGTTCCGTCTAG
- the lexA gene encoding transcriptional repressor LexA has protein sequence MDLTKRQQEIFDFIKQYSNKHGYPPTVRDIGKAVGLASSSTVHAHLANLERIGLLRRDPSKPRAIELLDRAVEGVKSLVTPSEGLPLVGSVAAGQPILAEENIEDHIPVPSEAGGSAGEFMLRIRGDSMVNAGILDGDLVVVQRQDTASDGEIVVALVGEEATVKRFFREDDHIRLQPENDHMEPIRSREVQIVGKAVGLLRLMS, from the coding sequence ATGGATCTCACGAAGCGCCAGCAGGAGATCTTCGACTTCATCAAGCAGTACTCGAACAAGCACGGCTATCCGCCTACGGTCCGCGACATCGGCAAGGCGGTCGGGCTGGCGTCGTCGTCGACGGTGCACGCGCATCTGGCGAACCTGGAGCGGATCGGATTGCTGCGGCGCGATCCGTCGAAGCCGCGCGCGATCGAGCTGCTCGATCGGGCGGTCGAGGGCGTCAAGAGCCTGGTGACCCCGTCCGAGGGGCTGCCGCTGGTCGGCTCGGTCGCGGCGGGGCAGCCGATCCTCGCCGAAGAGAACATCGAAGACCACATCCCCGTGCCCAGTGAGGCCGGGGGCAGCGCCGGAGAGTTCATGTTGCGCATCCGCGGCGACTCGATGGTCAACGCGGGGATCCTCGACGGCGACCTCGTCGTCGTGCAGCGCCAGGACACCGCGTCCGATGGCGAGATCGTGGTCGCGCTCGTGGGGGAGGAGGCGACCGTGAAGCGCTTCTTCCGGGAGGACGACCACATCCGGCTGCAGCCTGAGAACGACCACATGGAGCCCATCCGCTCGCGCGAGGTGCAGATCGTCGGGAAGGCCGTGGGACTGTTGAGGCTCATGTCATGA
- a CDS encoding DUF4395 domain-containing protein encodes MFRFPNPVNEVAARTVAAGVLVMSVAAIATGWRWLLLVLLYGFAARVATGPTLSPLGQLATRVIVPRLPFAERPVPGPPKRFAQGMGLAFSLTATLLAFVFDAATAAWVVTGLLAAAAFLEAAFGLCLGCRVFALLMRAGIIPASTCDACADIWSRGARATS; translated from the coding sequence GTGTTCCGCTTCCCGAACCCGGTCAACGAGGTCGCCGCGCGCACGGTGGCCGCGGGCGTCCTCGTCATGAGCGTCGCCGCGATCGCGACCGGCTGGCGCTGGCTGCTGCTCGTCCTGCTCTACGGCTTCGCGGCACGGGTCGCCACCGGCCCGACGCTGTCGCCCCTCGGCCAGCTCGCCACGCGGGTGATCGTGCCGCGCCTGCCGTTCGCCGAGCGGCCCGTCCCCGGCCCCCCGAAGCGCTTCGCCCAGGGCATGGGCCTCGCCTTCTCGCTCACCGCCACGCTGCTCGCGTTCGTCTTCGATGCCGCCACCGCGGCGTGGGTCGTCACCGGCCTGCTGGCGGCCGCTGCGTTCCTGGAGGCCGCGTTCGGCCTCTGCCTCGGCTGCCGCGTCTTCGCGCTGCTCATGCGCGCGGGGATCATCCCCGCCAGCACATGCGACGCCTGCGCGGACATCTGGTCGCGCGGCGCTCGCGCCACGAGCTGA
- a CDS encoding nuclear transport factor 2 family protein — translation MTTTTSTFDAAALRRGIEARDAASLMDLYAEDATIERVDAQNPPSSPVRIAGRDAIRAALEDVYARDMTHRVESVAVGPDAVGYTVRCSYPDGTRVLCAAVAELRDGRIVREVGVQAWDG, via the coding sequence ATGACCACCACCACCTCCACATTCGACGCCGCCGCGCTGCGCCGCGGCATCGAGGCGCGCGACGCCGCCTCCCTGATGGACCTCTACGCCGAGGACGCGACGATCGAGCGCGTCGACGCGCAGAACCCACCGAGCTCGCCGGTCCGGATCGCCGGCCGCGACGCGATCCGCGCCGCGCTCGAGGACGTCTACGCCCGCGACATGACCCACCGCGTCGAGAGCGTCGCGGTCGGCCCGGACGCGGTCGGCTACACGGTGCGCTGCTCGTATCCGGACGGCACCCGCGTGCTGTGCGCCGCGGTCGCCGAGCTGCGCGACGGGCGCATCGTGCGCGAGGTCGGCGTCCAGGCCTGGGACGGCTGA
- a CDS encoding DUF433 domain-containing protein codes for MPTLLITRNEAAQLSGASAATVNKAIEQRVVAIKSVGSASLVDARDVGALTLFAGLRFGLPVIEKRRLARWLRNAPLGDETALGTGVIVRKTPELEEAMEDALRYARLKERFFETSLDRQGGEPVIRGTRVPIRGLARQIEAGEGLAVLREQYEGMDEDAFEFAVQWARANPRRGRPTREAASNGFGEPASRQAHIARRRRELAHG; via the coding sequence ATGCCTACGCTCCTCATCACCCGCAATGAAGCCGCCCAGCTCAGTGGCGCCTCGGCCGCGACCGTCAACAAGGCGATCGAGCAGCGTGTCGTGGCGATCAAGTCGGTCGGCAGCGCCTCACTAGTCGACGCTCGCGATGTCGGCGCGCTCACGCTGTTCGCTGGACTGCGCTTTGGGCTGCCGGTCATCGAGAAGCGCCGGTTGGCGCGGTGGCTGCGCAACGCGCCGCTCGGCGACGAGACGGCCCTGGGGACGGGGGTGATCGTGCGCAAGACACCCGAGCTTGAGGAGGCGATGGAGGACGCGCTGCGTTACGCACGCCTCAAGGAACGGTTCTTTGAGACCAGCCTTGATCGCCAGGGCGGCGAGCCGGTGATCCGGGGGACCCGCGTGCCAATCAGGGGCCTGGCCAGGCAGATTGAGGCTGGCGAGGGTCTTGCCGTGCTGCGCGAGCAATACGAGGGCATGGATGAGGACGCGTTTGAGTTCGCGGTCCAGTGGGCCCGGGCGAACCCCCGGCGGGGACGCCCAACCCGAGAGGCCGCTTCCAACGGCTTCGGTGAGCCCGCAAGTCGGCAGGCGCACATCGCTCGTCGTCGTCGCGAGCTGGCGCACGGGTGA
- a CDS encoding tyrosine-type recombinase/integrase — protein MVPLDHIRLTKLDTATIKSWLASLVEQERYATKTINNSLTVLTVCLNHAVRDGLVPANPARAVQRLPDDHMERDYLRLEEIPIYLDSCSELYRPLAELLIATGMRIGEAVALVWEDVDFANNAIRVMRSRKASGVGSTKSDRSRAVDFGPRLAGVLRELRPPRCAPRDPIFVGPGRWPSTSPAEHFDRSTVSRQWHKHALKDAGLRDMPLRSLRHTAAAAWLTTGQPLVYVQRQLGHASITTTERFYGHLETTLLRGAAAATESVIWGSA, from the coding sequence ATGGTCCCGCTCGACCACATCCGCCTCACCAAGCTCGACACGGCCACGATCAAGAGTTGGCTGGCCTCGCTGGTCGAGCAAGAGCGCTACGCGACCAAGACGATCAACAACTCGCTCACGGTCCTGACGGTCTGCCTCAACCACGCTGTCCGCGACGGCCTGGTCCCGGCCAACCCTGCGCGCGCCGTCCAGCGCCTCCCTGACGACCATATGGAGCGCGACTACCTGCGCCTGGAGGAGATCCCGATCTACCTGGACAGCTGCAGCGAGTTGTATCGGCCGCTGGCGGAGCTGCTGATCGCGACGGGGATGCGCATCGGCGAGGCCGTCGCCCTGGTCTGGGAGGACGTCGACTTCGCCAACAACGCGATCCGGGTCATGCGCTCGCGCAAGGCCTCCGGGGTTGGCTCGACGAAGAGCGACCGCTCCCGGGCGGTGGACTTCGGGCCGCGGCTGGCCGGGGTCCTGCGCGAGCTGCGCCCGCCCCGATGCGCGCCGCGGGATCCGATCTTCGTTGGGCCCGGCCGCTGGCCCAGCACGTCGCCGGCCGAGCACTTCGACCGCAGCACGGTGTCGCGCCAGTGGCACAAGCACGCCCTCAAGGATGCGGGCCTGCGCGACATGCCTCTGCGCAGCCTGCGGCATACGGCCGCGGCGGCCTGGCTAACGACGGGGCAGCCGCTCGTCTACGTCCAGCGACAGCTTGGTCACGCGTCCATCACGACGACGGAGCGGTTCTACGGCCACCTGGAGACCACGCTTCTGCGTGGTGCGGCCGCGGCGACCGAGTCGGTCATCTGGGGCAGTGCGTAG
- a CDS encoding AAA family ATPase, which yields MPLPLSRRACELLAWLALNPGEHPRGILAATFWPDVLDTSARASLRSAAWSARKALGPAGDALTATRDRVGLRCTTDLQSFDELVEQDRLDEAVALCRGPLLADLDEDWILEARDRHAQRLGAVLTRLADAAPTPQAAVELARRRLALDALDEDAARELMRRLAAAGDRSGALAVYDRLSERLRAHLGLAPSPPTRALSAELRAPPPEAEPRPAAAPPPPAPPAPLPPAPPAPPLVGRDAELAELLRATTPGARAVAVVTGEAGIGKTRLASELLAEAAAAGVRTASCTALELGGPAPFQLWAELLRDLARTIPAPPRDARWPEELAALAPSLPMRLGRTAAAPAAVAPELARARLFEAVVDCLEHACADRPLILLFEDVHASDPPSLELLSYTSRRFDRLPIAAVLTRRQVPARADLDALLHAHRARGGTVTEIALPPLRRTDVDALIRQVAALDAPARDRVAGAADGNPLLAVESARAAATGLRGPAPTLQGVVAAALGPLPPSARRIAELVAVAGRPLKHAELDALSPQPADALAALESGLFATDRAGFGFRHQLLLDAALAQLAEPRARELHGELAAVIAGPAAEVARHLKAAGQDDAAADRLAHAASEALRVGAVAQAIAFLQEALELRPGDPALLLDLAQAYAYNGLRTEAEEALDRALRRFDPADHAARGAAHLRAARWYSGVLCWPRRTVEEANRALAELDRVPETAVRTIAEALALGAWAEAAAGDPARAETLLARFAALDVDDPDVRYENANARACQAMRQGRLEEAMDHFAECIAAGGGSPDSVYAAWSNRAALAAALGRTEEALDHAEHGLDAVHELGDLPPLVGPLHALRATLLARIGRFDEARTAIAAEREAAERSSAPALLALADHDEGMLCAAARQDARAAELLARALDHDAAVSRPLARLARAEALARLGRADDAERELRAVTLEPVRAVDRPPVLVARLSHVQGLIALARDDIDLAARRFEESAAAWRRLPTAGGGELLANLVDLGRPTLGPVEPARELQRVTDELSRLAPLPT from the coding sequence GTGCCCCTTCCCTTGAGCCGCCGTGCCTGCGAACTGCTCGCCTGGCTCGCGCTGAACCCTGGCGAGCACCCCCGCGGCATTCTCGCCGCCACCTTCTGGCCCGACGTGCTCGACACGAGTGCGCGCGCGTCCCTGCGCAGCGCCGCGTGGTCCGCCCGCAAGGCGCTCGGGCCCGCCGGCGATGCCCTGACCGCCACCCGCGACCGCGTCGGCCTGCGCTGCACCACCGATCTGCAGAGCTTCGACGAGCTCGTCGAACAGGACCGGCTCGACGAAGCGGTGGCGCTCTGCCGCGGCCCGCTGCTGGCGGACCTCGACGAGGACTGGATCCTGGAGGCGCGCGACCGCCACGCGCAGCGGCTCGGCGCCGTGCTCACCCGGCTGGCCGACGCGGCGCCGACCCCGCAGGCCGCCGTCGAGCTCGCCCGCCGGCGCCTGGCGCTCGACGCGCTCGACGAGGACGCCGCCCGCGAGCTGATGCGGCGCCTCGCCGCCGCCGGCGATCGCTCCGGCGCGCTCGCCGTCTACGACCGCCTCAGCGAGCGCCTGCGCGCCCATCTCGGCCTGGCGCCGTCGCCGCCGACGCGCGCGCTGTCCGCCGAGCTCCGTGCGCCGCCGCCCGAGGCCGAACCCCGGCCGGCCGCCGCGCCTCCGCCGCCCGCCCCGCCCGCGCCACTGCCGCCCGCCCCGCCCGCGCCCCCGCTCGTCGGGCGCGACGCCGAGCTCGCCGAGCTCCTGCGAGCCACCACCCCCGGCGCCCGCGCGGTCGCCGTCGTCACCGGCGAGGCGGGCATCGGCAAGACCCGGCTCGCGTCCGAGCTCCTCGCCGAGGCCGCCGCCGCCGGCGTCCGGACCGCTTCCTGCACGGCGCTGGAGCTCGGCGGCCCCGCGCCGTTCCAGCTGTGGGCCGAGCTCCTGCGCGACCTCGCGCGCACCATCCCCGCCCCGCCGCGGGACGCGCGCTGGCCCGAGGAGCTCGCCGCCCTCGCGCCCTCGCTGCCGATGCGCCTCGGGCGGACCGCCGCGGCCCCCGCCGCCGTCGCCCCGGAGCTCGCGCGCGCCCGGCTGTTCGAAGCGGTCGTCGACTGCCTCGAGCACGCGTGCGCCGACCGTCCGCTCATCCTGCTCTTCGAAGACGTCCACGCCTCCGACCCGCCGAGCCTCGAGCTGCTGAGCTATACGTCGCGCCGGTTCGACCGCCTCCCGATCGCCGCGGTCCTCACGCGCCGCCAGGTCCCAGCCCGAGCCGACCTCGACGCGCTCCTGCACGCCCACCGCGCCCGCGGCGGAACGGTCACCGAGATCGCGCTGCCACCGCTGCGACGAACCGACGTGGACGCGCTCATCCGTCAGGTCGCGGCGCTAGACGCCCCGGCCCGCGACCGGGTCGCCGGCGCGGCCGACGGCAACCCACTGCTCGCGGTCGAGAGCGCGCGCGCCGCCGCCACCGGCCTGCGCGGTCCCGCGCCCACGCTTCAGGGCGTCGTCGCCGCCGCCCTCGGCCCGTTGCCGCCCTCCGCACGTCGCATCGCCGAGCTCGTCGCGGTCGCCGGCCGGCCGCTGAAGCACGCCGAGCTCGACGCGCTCAGCCCCCAGCCCGCCGACGCGCTCGCCGCTCTCGAGAGCGGCCTGTTCGCCACCGACCGCGCCGGCTTCGGCTTCCGCCACCAGCTCCTGCTCGACGCCGCGCTCGCCCAGCTTGCCGAGCCCCGCGCCCGCGAGCTGCACGGTGAGCTCGCCGCCGTCATCGCCGGCCCCGCCGCCGAGGTGGCGCGTCACCTCAAGGCCGCCGGTCAGGACGACGCCGCCGCCGACCGCCTCGCACACGCGGCGAGCGAGGCCCTCCGGGTGGGTGCCGTGGCGCAGGCCATCGCCTTCCTGCAGGAGGCGCTCGAGCTCCGGCCCGGCGACCCGGCGCTGCTGTTGGACCTCGCGCAGGCGTACGCGTACAACGGCCTGCGCACCGAGGCCGAGGAGGCTCTCGATCGCGCGCTGCGCCGGTTCGATCCCGCCGACCACGCTGCCCGCGGAGCGGCGCACCTGCGCGCCGCGCGCTGGTATTCGGGCGTCCTGTGCTGGCCGCGGCGGACGGTCGAGGAGGCGAACCGGGCGCTGGCCGAGCTCGACCGGGTGCCCGAGACCGCCGTCCGCACGATCGCCGAGGCGCTCGCCCTCGGTGCCTGGGCCGAGGCGGCCGCCGGCGATCCCGCCCGCGCCGAGACGCTGCTCGCGCGCTTCGCCGCCCTCGACGTCGACGATCCCGACGTCCGCTACGAGAACGCCAACGCGCGCGCCTGCCAGGCGATGCGCCAGGGGCGCCTCGAGGAGGCGATGGACCACTTCGCGGAGTGCATCGCCGCGGGCGGCGGGTCGCCCGACAGCGTCTACGCTGCGTGGTCGAACCGCGCCGCGCTCGCCGCTGCGCTCGGCCGAACCGAGGAGGCGCTCGACCACGCCGAGCACGGGCTCGACGCGGTCCACGAGCTCGGCGACCTCCCGCCGCTCGTCGGGCCGCTGCACGCCCTGCGCGCCACGCTGCTCGCGCGGATCGGCCGCTTCGACGAGGCCCGCACGGCGATCGCCGCCGAACGTGAGGCGGCCGAGCGCAGCAGCGCGCCCGCGCTGCTTGCGCTCGCCGACCACGACGAGGGCATGCTCTGCGCCGCCGCCCGGCAGGACGCGCGCGCCGCCGAGCTCCTCGCGCGGGCCCTCGATCACGACGCCGCGGTCAGCCGGCCGCTCGCCCGGCTCGCCCGTGCGGAGGCCCTCGCCCGGCTCGGTCGCGCCGACGACGCCGAGCGAGAGCTGCGCGCCGTCACCCTCGAGCCGGTCCGCGCGGTCGACCGGCCGCCGGTCCTCGTCGCCCGGCTCAGCCACGTGCAGGGCCTCATCGCCCTCGCCCGCGACGACATCGATCTCGCCGCACGCCGGTTCGAGGAGTCCGCGGCGGCGTGGCGGCGCCTGCCCACCGCGGGCGGCGGCGAGCTGCTCGCCAACCTCGTCGACCTCGGCCGCCCGACGCTCGGGCCCGTCGAGCCCGCCCGCGAGCTGCAGCGCGTCACCGACGAGCTGAGCCGCCTCGCCCCACTGCCCACCTGA
- a CDS encoding alcohol dehydrogenase catalytic domain-containing protein — MRAVTYEGPGRVDVVDKPEPEITAPDEAIVRVRATGVCGSDLHIYRGRIPIEPGFTLGHEYVGEVVAVGDEVASLAVGDRVNGGFHSACGTCWLCRRGAMHKCEHGRTFGHGSTLGALQGTQAEYALIPHADRTLRRVPDALPDDVALFAGDVMATGWHAALPVAAGDTVVVLGLGPVGLSAVQAALVRGAGRVIAIDTVGDRLALAERFGAVPVHLTEQSPRDEVRALTDGHGAAVAIDAVGDVRALELAIRLTANTGTVSVIGAYAERAELHLGLAWLKSLTFVTGPANCLGHIDTVLEHLVAGRLDPRALVTHHLALDEAVEAYAIYDRHEALKIVLRPG; from the coding sequence ATGCGCGCGGTCACGTACGAGGGGCCGGGCCGGGTGGACGTCGTCGACAAGCCCGAGCCCGAGATCACCGCCCCCGACGAGGCGATCGTCCGCGTCCGCGCCACCGGCGTGTGCGGCAGCGACCTGCACATCTACCGCGGGCGCATCCCGATCGAGCCGGGCTTCACGCTGGGCCACGAGTACGTCGGCGAGGTCGTCGCGGTGGGCGACGAGGTCGCCTCGCTCGCCGTCGGCGACCGGGTCAACGGCGGCTTTCACAGTGCGTGCGGAACGTGCTGGCTGTGCCGCCGCGGCGCGATGCACAAGTGCGAGCACGGCCGCACGTTCGGCCACGGCTCCACGCTCGGCGCCCTGCAGGGCACGCAGGCCGAGTACGCGCTGATCCCGCACGCCGACCGCACGCTGCGCCGGGTGCCGGACGCACTGCCCGACGACGTCGCGCTGTTCGCCGGCGACGTCATGGCGACCGGCTGGCACGCAGCGCTGCCGGTGGCCGCGGGAGACACGGTCGTGGTGCTGGGCCTCGGACCCGTCGGGCTGTCGGCGGTGCAGGCCGCGCTGGTCCGGGGCGCCGGCCGGGTCATCGCGATCGACACGGTCGGCGACCGGCTTGCGCTCGCCGAGCGCTTCGGCGCCGTGCCGGTCCACCTCACCGAGCAGTCGCCACGCGACGAGGTGCGCGCGCTGACCGACGGCCACGGCGCCGCGGTGGCGATCGACGCGGTGGGCGACGTGCGCGCGCTCGAGCTCGCGATCCGGCTGACGGCGAACACCGGCACCGTCAGCGTCATCGGCGCGTACGCCGAGCGCGCCGAGCTGCATCTCGGGCTTGCCTGGCTGAAGTCGCTGACGTTCGTCACGGGCCCGGCGAACTGCCTCGGCCACATCGACACGGTGCTCGAGCATCTCGTGGCCGGACGGCTGGACCCGCGCGCGCTGGTGACCCATCACCTCGCGCTGGACGAGGCGGTCGAGGCCTACGCGATCTACGACCGCCACGAGGCGCTGAAGATCGTGCTGCGCCCCGGGTAG